The genomic DNA ACGAAGTGACAAAAAAATATGGAGTGGATGGTCTTATCGAAGACACCATTGACATTGAGTTCACTGGAACCGCAGGACAGTCATTTGGTGCTTTTGTGACCAAAGGAATGACACTTCGCCTCATTGGGGAAGGAAATGACTATGTAGGGAAAGGACTATGTGGGGGAAAACTCATCTTCCAAACTCCAAAAAATGCTCCTTACAAAGCAGAAGAGAACATCGTCATCGGTAACACTTGTTTCATTGGCGCCACAAGTGGAAATGCTTATGTCAACGGGATTGCAGGGGAAAGATTCTGTGTTCGTAACTCCGGTGCTCATGTCATCGTAGAAGGAACAGGAGACCATGGTTGTGAATATATGACTGGTGGGCGGGTCATCATCCTTGGAGACATTGGAAGAAACTTTGCTGCCGGTATGTCCGGTGGAATTGCATACCTTTGGGATCCAAAGAAAAACAAAGAATCACTCATCAACAAAGAGATGGTCGACTTAGATCCGTTAACTGATGCAAACGAAATTGCCGAAGTAAAAAAGATGGTAGAAGATCATAAAACTTACACTGGTTCCAAACGCGCAGAAGAAGTTCTGAACAATTGGGATGCTGTTGTAAAACAAATGATCAAAGTGATTCCAAGAGATTATAAAAAAGCTCTAGAAAAAATGGCAGAAGAAACAACATCTGCAAAACCGAACAAAGAGGGGGTAACAGCTCGTGGGTAAACCAACAGGATTTTTAGAATTTAAAAAAGAATACCTTCAGAAGATTGAACCGAAGGAACGAGTTAAGAACTACAAAGAGTTCGAAAAACCGTTCCCTGAAGCTGTTGCGAAAGACCAAGGCGCTCGTTGTATGGACTGCGGGATTCCTTTTTGCCACGGTGATACAGGTTGTCCTGTGGACAACCTCATCCCAGAGTTTAATGACTTTGTTTACCGAGGTCGCTGGAAAGAAGCTTGGGAAAACCTTTCCAAAACAAATAACTTTCCTGAATTTACGGGAAGGTTATGCCCTGCTCCTTGTGAGTCGGCCTGTACTTTAGGAATCATCGAACCACCGGTTTCTATCAAATCCATTGAAAGAACCATCATTGATCGTGCTTGGGAAGAAGGATGGGTCATCCCACAACCTTCTAGTTCTAAATCGGGAAAAAAAGTTGCCGTAGTTGGATCGGGACCTGCTGGTCTTGCCGCAGGACAACAGTTAGCTCGTGCAGGTCATACTGTAACTATCTTTGAAAAAAATGATCGGATTGGTGGTCTACTCCGTTACGGAATTCCAGACTTTAAAATGGAAAAAAGACATATTGACCGACGTGTCAAACAAATGGAAGCGGAAGGTGTTACTTTCAAAACCAATGTCAATGTTGGTGTCGATATTACAGCAAAGCAACTATTAGCTGATTTTGATTCAGTAGTTCTCGCCTGTGGATCTGAATCCCCAAGAGATTTACCTGTAGAAGGAAGAAATAGCAAAGGGGTTCACTTTGCTATGGACTTTTTGTCCAAAAACAACAAACAAGTTGCAGGTGACGATATTGAAATCATTAATGCGAAAGACAAACATGTCATCGTCATTGGTGGTGGAGATACTGGATCCGATTGTGTAGGAACTTCCAATCGACATGGTGCCAAATCTGTCACTCAAATTGAACTTTTCCCAGAGCCCCCAAAAGAAAGAGACTCCTCTACTCCTTGGCCGCTTTATCCAAAAATGCTTCGCACATCCACCTCACATGAAGAAGGTGTTAGTCGTAAATGGGCTGTTTCCACTATGGGTTTTAAATCCAATGAAAAAGGGGAAGTCACTGCCATCTACGGATCCGAAGTAAAAGAAGAAAACGGAAAATTCAATCCCATTCCTGGAACTGAGTTTGAATGGCCGGCCGATTTGGTTTTTCTTGCTATGGGATTTGTAAACCCCATCAAAGAAGGACTCATCGCTGATTTGCAAAAAGAAGGTTTGGAACTAGACGGTCGTGGGAATGTAAAAGCAGATTTTGGAACAAAATCAGGATCTTTTGCAACTTCTGTACCGAAAGTGTACGCTTGTGGAGACGTAAGACGGGGGCAATCCCTCATTGTTTGGGCCATTTCCGAAGGAAGGAAGTGTGCTGACCAAGTCCACCAGTATCTTACTTTGGAGCAAGAAACCTAAACTTCTTTTTTAAGAACCGCATTTGGAACATACCTTGTCATAACAGGGATAATTTCTTTCCAAATGCGGATTTACTTTCGAATCCTCTTTAGCAAAAAAATTCTTGCCTAACTTCCAAATCGCCAAAATCATTGGAGAGATCAATTGAAACGTAGCTAGTAACACTATAGAGATTGTTATATAATATTCCAACACTTGAGATACCCTTGAAACTTACTATTACACAATATTTTAAAATCGCAACACTTTTGGTGATCCTCACGGGCAACCTATCGGCAGAGAACATCCTCCTCAAAAAAGGCGGAACTCTCCAAGGTAAGGTGGTGGAACAAGACCAATATAAGCTAAAAATTCGTAAAGAAGACGGAACCACTGTGGTTCTTAGTAAAACTGACATTCTCAAAGTGGTTTACAAAGACCACCTAACAGCTGCAGAGGAAGACAAACTTCGTAAAGCAGAAGAAGACAAAGAAAGAATCAAAAGAGAAAAAGAAGAAGCAGCTAGACTTAAAAAAGAACAAGAAGATGCTGCAAAATTAGAAAAAGAATTAGCTGCTAAAAATGCTAACGCTGATGCAGAAGCCAAACGCAAAAAAGAAGAAGACGCAAAACGAGCAGAAGCAGACCGCAAGAACCTGACAAAAGGTGGTGCCGCTTGGAGATCTGCTGTCCTTCCTGGTTGGGGCCAATGGAAACAAGATAGAAAGGTTCAGGCAATTGTGTATCCTACTATCATTGCAGTTGGTCTTTTTTTCACATACGACAAACACCGTATGTATTTAAATGCTAAACGCGATTATAATAATTTAGAAAATCCTTATACTACTAATGGTTTGTTCCGTGCAGCGGTTTCACAGCAGTCGGCAGCAACTGTTTCTCCAGCGGAAGCAGTGGTCGCAAGCCAACTAGGTCCCTTCAAAGGCCAAAGAGAATCGGTTGAAAAACATTACCAAGATATGCAATACATTGGTATCGCTACCCTACTCGTGTATTTCTGGAATATTTTTGACGCCTATTACTTCCACCCGACAGGTTCTGGACTCAGTTACGAAGACACTCGAAAAGAAAAATTCTTTATGCGTTCTTCTGTGGATCGTGTTGGTTACCACCCCACTGCCATTGCAGGAGATCGTGGAATCGAACACCGTACACAACTCGGATACGAGTATAATTTCTGACAACCATTAGGGGAGATGACTCCCCGACTTCATTTTTTAGATCAATTCTAAGTCTCAATTAGCCCCTTGACAAATATCAAGGGGCATGAATCCGAACCCCAATCTGTTTTTCTTTCTTTTCTTCGTCCTTTTAAATACAAAGGAATTAGTTCTATATATATACGGAACTGATAAAGATTAAGGAGAGAAACATTGGCTACGGAAAAAACTCAATATGACGATTTTATCGTAAAAGGGTTTATCATTTCAGCGTTAGTCTGGGGCGTTGCATCAATGACATTTGGTGTCATTATTGCCTTCCAACTTGTGTATCCACAGCTGAATTTTGAATTACCTTGGACGAGCTTCGGAAGGTTACGACCTCTACATACCAATGCTGCCATTTTTGGATTTGCATTGAGTGTTATCTTCGCCACAGCCTACCATACGGTGCAAAGATTGTGTCGGACTAGAATGTGGAACGACACTCTTTCCAAAATACACTTAGCATTGTATAACCTAACAATTGTCCTTGCAGCAATTACACTACCACTTGGTTACAGCCAATCAAAAGAATATGCCGAATTAGAATGGCCTATCGACTTGTTGCTCGTTGTATGGTATGTAATTTTCTTTGCAAACTATTTGATGACGGTAATCAAAAGAAAAGAAGAACAAATGTATGTAGCGATTTGGTTCTACATTGCTTCTTTTGTTACGGTTCCACTTCTTTTTATCGTAAACAACATTGTAATCCCTGCAGGATTCTTAAAATCCTACTCGGTATATGCAGGTGTGTTTGATGCCAACATCCAATGGTGGTATGGACACAATGCTGTAGCCTTTGTTCTTACGACTCCATTTTTGGGACTTATGTACTACTACCTCCCAAAACATATCAAACAACCCATTTACTCACACAGACTTTCGATCATACATTTCTGGTCGTTAATCTTTATCTACATTTGGGCTGGTCCTCACCATTTACTATACTCTCCAATTCCAGAATGGTTACAAACAACTGGTATGGTATTCTCCATTATGTTATGGATGCCTTCTTGGGGTGGTATGTTAAACGGATTCCTAACGCTTACTCAAGCTAAGGACAAAATTAAAGTAGATGCTACCCTCAAAATGATGTTAGCTGCCGTCACTTTTTACGGTATGTCAACGTTTGAAGGTCCTCTTCTTTCCATTCGTGCTGTATCTGCTCTTGGACACAACACTGACTGGATCATTGGTCACGTTCACGCTGGAACACTCGGTTGGGTTGGATTTATGTCTGCCGCAGCTTTATATTACCTAGTGCCAAGACTTTGGAATGCCAATCTCTATAGCGAAAAACTTGCTAATACACACTTCTGGATAGGAACTCTCGGTATCCTACTCTACATCATCTCCATGTGGGTATCTGGTATTACTGAAGGATCTATGTGGCGAGCAGTTGGCGAAAACGGCGAACTCGTTTATAAAGACTGGGTAGAAATTGTTGAGTTCTTAAAACCATTCAGACTATTCCGTGCGATCGGGGGAACACTCTATCTAACAGGATTTATCATTATGGTGTATAACTTTATCAAAACCATTCAAAACAAAGATAGTGGGTTTGTAGAACAAGACTTACGTATAGGAGTGAAATCATAATGTTAGGATTTAACAAATTCTTAGATTGGTTTTCTGAAATTGCAGACCATTGGGACACAAAGGGAGTTAAGTTTACTCTATATACAACGATTGCCGTTGTGATTGGTGGACTTTTTGAACTTGTTCCACCGTTTTTTCTAACAAAAACGGTAACTCCAATTTCTACTGTAAAACCATATTCAGCTTTGGAACTTGCAGGTCGCGACACTTACCAAAAAGAAGGATGTATCGGATGCCATACGCAAATGGTTCGACCATTCAAATGGGAAGTAGATCGTTTTGATCCAACTAAAGCTTACGGTAGAACTGGATATTCTAAAGGTGGAGAGTTTGTTTATGACCACCCATTCCTTTGGGGATCAAAACGTACGGGTCCAGACTTAGCTCATGAATCTCAAATGTTGCGTTCTGATGAATGGCATAAAAACCATTTGATCAACCCAAGAACTGTCGGTGGTGTACCAAACTCCATCATGCCAGCTTACCCATGGTTGTTCGAAAAATCACATACGATTGATGTAGAACAAGTTGTATCTAACATGAAAGCTCTTAAAACCATCGGTGTTCCTTACACAGAAGAAGATTTTGCAAATGCACCGTCACTTCTAAAGGATAAAACCGAAGGGGAAGCATTGGTTGCATACCTACAAAAACTAGGTAGAGATTCAGCTGAGTTACAAAAGGGTATGAAGTAAAATTATGAACGATGCAGATATTCTACTCGTTTATAAAAGTTTGAGATTGCCGATCCTCGTGATCGCAATCTCCTACATCACCTACTACGTTTATAAAAAACGTGCGAAAGACGAAATGGAGAAACCCAAGTATAGAATGCTTGAGGAGGATTAATACGAATGAAAGAACCAAAAGAAGTAGACGGAATCTTCCAAGCCGACAACCCCATGCCCACTTGGTGGAAATTAGTTTGGCTCATCAGTATCATTGTTTCCATCGGTTACGTTGCATACTTTCACTGGTATTCTGAATGGCCGCAAGAAGTTGCGTTTGAGAAAGAAGTTGCAGAACATGAAGCGCAATTCCCTGCCAAACAAGCAGTTGTTGTGGACACAGAAGATGGATCTAACCCTTATCGAGATGATGCAGTTGCGATCAAAGAAGGCGAAGGAACTTACAAACAAATTTGTTCCGCTTGCCACGGACCAACTGCAGAAGGTGCGGTAGGACCAAGTCTTGTAGACAAAGATTGGATACATGGGAACACTGATAAAGAAGTGTTTAACAATATCATGAAAGGCATTGGCCCTGAAAGACAAAAACTCAACCGAGGGGGAATGCCTGCTTGGGAAGGTTTAGGTGCTGAAAAAGTTTATGCTGTTATGGCATGGCTTGCAACTAAAAACAGTAGTTTGGTAAAGGCTAAGTAAAGATGATCATTTCAAGACCACAAACAGGTAAAGTAAGAACACGAAGAAACTTTGTTATGAGTTTTCTCGTAGGTTTATTTTTAATAGCTCCTTGGGTGGTGTTACCAGATGGTAGCCCGCTCATTCGGCTGGACATCCCACGTAGGGTGTTTCACTTGTTTGGTGGTCTTTTTATCCCGCAAGAAGGACTCATCTTATGGTTTTTCCTTCTAACGATGGGTCTCTCACTTTTCTTTTTCACCTCCGTCATTGGCCGTGTTTGGTGCGGATGGGGGTGTCCTCAAACAATCTACACCGATCTTTTCGATAGAATTGGTCGGTTTGTTTTAGATTCTAAATATGGGAAAAAGGATGCCTCAATTGTAGGTAAATATACCGTTTATTTTCTCTGGATCCTTGTTTCTTTTATCGCTTCCTTTCATTGGATTGGTTACTTTGTCAGTCCTTATGAAATGTTGGCAGATTATATAAACTTATCTGCTTTTACACAAACGCATTTTTATTTTACTGCATTTTTCACCGCATCGATGTTTATCGACATCGGATTTGTTCGCGAACAGTTCTGTCGTTATGCTTGCCCTTACGCAAGATTCCAAACCCTCCTTATGGATGAACATTCTTGGAATGTTACCTATGATTTCAAACGAGGAGAACCTCGTAGAGATGGAAAAACCAAAATTGGTGATTGTATCTCCTGCAATATGTGTGTGGTTGTTTGCCCTACTGGAATTGATATCCGCGATGGTTTGCAAGTTGGTTGTGTGGCTTGCGGAAAATGTGTGGATGCCTGCACTTCCATCATGGCTAGAGAAAACAAAAAAACATTAATCGGGTATTTTTCTCTGAAACAAATTGAAACAGGCGATAAAATCAAATGGATACGACCAAGAACTGTCATTTATGCGATCTTACTCACAGTTGTGATCACAGGGGCAGCGATCCAACTCATCACAAGGATTCCTATGTCGATGATTGCTGCGTCGAACAAATCCATGCCGCCAATTTTAATCCCCGACAATAAAATAAGAGCCTTTGTTGCTCTACGAATTCAAAACATTGCACCAATTGAAAAAGAATTCCAACTCTCTGCCTTTGATACAAGGCATGGAAAAGAAATCCTAATCCGTTCTGGCGAAGAAAATAACCAATTCAAATTGGGATCAGGCGAAATTAAAAGTATTTCTGTGGTATTAGAGACGCAATCTCTCACAGAACAAGAATTAAACGAAGGTTACCTACCCGGTTCCATTGTATTAAACAATACAGAGGATACAGGCGAACGATTGGAGAAAAAACTCTCCTTAACATTACCAAGGAGGTAATGATGTTTAAAGAATTACACCCCAGCTTAAGAACTGCCATGTATGTGGTTCTATTTAGTTTTACTGCACTAGTGGCTGCCACTTTTTACACCATTCGCCTTACCTACAAACATTTTGAGCCAGTAATGGATAAAAACTATTACGAAGTTGGTCTCAACTATGAAAAAGCTATCGAAATTCAAAAAGAATTTCTGAAACAAGGTTACCTGATAAAAACGAACTGGGACAACCAAACTCTCATCCCAATGGGTGAATCAGAAATTTCGATCCAATTAGAAAAAGACGGAATGATTACAAATGCCAAGTCTATGGTCGTATATTTAGAACGAAATGCGACAACAAAGAATACAGTACATTATAATTTGCAACCAAACGCAAATGGGTTCAGCGGGAAAATCCCTCTTTCAGAAAAGGGAACTTGGAATTTGCGACTTGTTGCAAATATTGATGGTAAATCCTTTGAAAGGGAAGGACAGATAGCCGTTCGATGAACGAAACCGTTTCTGCAGTAACAAAAACAGAATGTGATCATTGCGGAAATCCAATCCGATTGGTGAGGATTGAAGCAAAGATTGAAAATCATACAAAAGTTTTTTGTTGTGAAGGATGTGAAACGGTTTACTCCATCATCAATTCATTAGGTGGGAGTTATTACTATAATTTAAAAGGGAATACCAAACTTGATCCTGTCAAAATAGAAGGTAATGATGCAGAGATTGAAAACGAACTTGTATATGAAAAGTTCGTTCGTAAATCAGGGGATTACTCTGAAGTATCTGTCCAAATCACTAACATCCATTGTTCTGCTTGCGTTTGGATCAATGAAAAGGTTCTAAACGAAGAGGACGGAATTCTATCCGCTCAAATCAACTTTGCTTCTGGGCGGGCCAGAATTCGCTTTGATCGTTCCAAAATCAAAATCTCAAAGATACTATCTCTTATCCGTAGTATTGGTTATAAACCCATACTTTTTTCACCTACAGAAGGCACTCTAGAAAAAACCAAACAATTAAAGACCCTACTCCTTCGTATCGGTGTCGCTGGTTTTTGTTTTGGGAATATTA from Leptospira congkakensis includes the following:
- the ccoO gene encoding cytochrome-c oxidase, cbb3-type subunit II, whose translation is MLGFNKFLDWFSEIADHWDTKGVKFTLYTTIAVVIGGLFELVPPFFLTKTVTPISTVKPYSALELAGRDTYQKEGCIGCHTQMVRPFKWEVDRFDPTKAYGRTGYSKGGEFVYDHPFLWGSKRTGPDLAHESQMLRSDEWHKNHLINPRTVGGVPNSIMPAYPWLFEKSHTIDVEQVVSNMKALKTIGVPYTEEDFANAPSLLKDKTEGEALVAYLQKLGRDSAELQKGMK
- the ccoN gene encoding cytochrome-c oxidase, cbb3-type subunit I, with the translated sequence MATEKTQYDDFIVKGFIISALVWGVASMTFGVIIAFQLVYPQLNFELPWTSFGRLRPLHTNAAIFGFALSVIFATAYHTVQRLCRTRMWNDTLSKIHLALYNLTIVLAAITLPLGYSQSKEYAELEWPIDLLLVVWYVIFFANYLMTVIKRKEEQMYVAIWFYIASFVTVPLLFIVNNIVIPAGFLKSYSVYAGVFDANIQWWYGHNAVAFVLTTPFLGLMYYYLPKHIKQPIYSHRLSIIHFWSLIFIYIWAGPHHLLYSPIPEWLQTTGMVFSIMLWMPSWGGMLNGFLTLTQAKDKIKVDATLKMMLAAVTFYGMSTFEGPLLSIRAVSALGHNTDWIIGHVHAGTLGWVGFMSAAALYYLVPRLWNANLYSEKLANTHFWIGTLGILLYIISMWVSGITEGSMWRAVGENGELVYKDWVEIVEFLKPFRLFRAIGGTLYLTGFIIMVYNFIKTIQNKDSGFVEQDLRIGVKS
- a CDS encoding cbb3-type cytochrome c oxidase subunit 3, encoding MNDADILLVYKSLRLPILVIAISYITYYVYKKRAKDEMEKPKYRMLEED
- a CDS encoding c-type cytochrome → MKEPKEVDGIFQADNPMPTWWKLVWLISIIVSIGYVAYFHWYSEWPQEVAFEKEVAEHEAQFPAKQAVVVDTEDGSNPYRDDAVAIKEGEGTYKQICSACHGPTAEGAVGPSLVDKDWIHGNTDKEVFNNIMKGIGPERQKLNRGGMPAWEGLGAEKVYAVMAWLATKNSSLVKAK
- a CDS encoding FixH family protein; translated protein: MMFKELHPSLRTAMYVVLFSFTALVAATFYTIRLTYKHFEPVMDKNYYEVGLNYEKAIEIQKEFLKQGYLIKTNWDNQTLIPMGESEISIQLEKDGMITNAKSMVVYLERNATTKNTVHYNLQPNANGFSGKIPLSEKGTWNLRLVANIDGKSFEREGQIAVR
- the ccoG gene encoding cytochrome c oxidase accessory protein CcoG, whose translation is MIISRPQTGKVRTRRNFVMSFLVGLFLIAPWVVLPDGSPLIRLDIPRRVFHLFGGLFIPQEGLILWFFLLTMGLSLFFFTSVIGRVWCGWGCPQTIYTDLFDRIGRFVLDSKYGKKDASIVGKYTVYFLWILVSFIASFHWIGYFVSPYEMLADYINLSAFTQTHFYFTAFFTASMFIDIGFVREQFCRYACPYARFQTLLMDEHSWNVTYDFKRGEPRRDGKTKIGDCISCNMCVVVCPTGIDIRDGLQVGCVACGKCVDACTSIMARENKKTLIGYFSLKQIETGDKIKWIRPRTVIYAILLTVVITGAAIQLITRIPMSMIAASNKSMPPILIPDNKIRAFVALRIQNIAPIEKEFQLSAFDTRHGKEILIRSGEENNQFKLGSGEIKSISVVLETQSLTEQELNEGYLPGSIVLNNTEDTGERLEKKLSLTLPRR
- a CDS encoding glutamate synthase subunit beta — protein: MGKPTGFLEFKKEYLQKIEPKERVKNYKEFEKPFPEAVAKDQGARCMDCGIPFCHGDTGCPVDNLIPEFNDFVYRGRWKEAWENLSKTNNFPEFTGRLCPAPCESACTLGIIEPPVSIKSIERTIIDRAWEEGWVIPQPSSSKSGKKVAVVGSGPAGLAAGQQLARAGHTVTIFEKNDRIGGLLRYGIPDFKMEKRHIDRRVKQMEAEGVTFKTNVNVGVDITAKQLLADFDSVVLACGSESPRDLPVEGRNSKGVHFAMDFLSKNNKQVAGDDIEIINAKDKHVIVIGGGDTGSDCVGTSNRHGAKSVTQIELFPEPPKERDSSTPWPLYPKMLRTSTSHEEGVSRKWAVSTMGFKSNEKGEVTAIYGSEVKEENGKFNPIPGTEFEWPADLVFLAMGFVNPIKEGLIADLQKEGLELDGRGNVKADFGTKSGSFATSVPKVYACGDVRRGQSLIVWAISEGRKCADQVHQYLTLEQET
- a CDS encoding LA_0442/LA_0875 N-terminal domain-containing protein; translation: MKLTITQYFKIATLLVILTGNLSAENILLKKGGTLQGKVVEQDQYKLKIRKEDGTTVVLSKTDILKVVYKDHLTAAEEDKLRKAEEDKERIKREKEEAARLKKEQEDAAKLEKELAAKNANADAEAKRKKEEDAKRAEADRKNLTKGGAAWRSAVLPGWGQWKQDRKVQAIVYPTIIAVGLFFTYDKHRMYLNAKRDYNNLENPYTTNGLFRAAVSQQSAATVSPAEAVVASQLGPFKGQRESVEKHYQDMQYIGIATLLVYFWNIFDAYYFHPTGSGLSYEDTRKEKFFMRSSVDRVGYHPTAIAGDRGIEHRTQLGYEYNF